A region of the Myripristis murdjan chromosome 10, fMyrMur1.1, whole genome shotgun sequence genome:
GTTTGACCCTCCATgtacagcaggggtgtcaaactggtgccatggagggctgagaggctgcaggttttctctccaaccgaaaactccaccaggtgatttcactgatcaccccacctccaagcagagagaagggactaatcTGTGAAtcacctgccctgcgttccaatactcatactatttagtagggggaaaaaaaatttagcatgcatatttcatactaaactacatactttgtaagggcagctgcagtacatactaaaagtaaaaggtatacgtatgtgatttggaacacAGGGCTGGTGATCaattggaatgaaaacctgcagcctctcagccctccatggcaacagtttgacacccctgatttaCAGCCTTATTTTTGACTTTCAGCAAGTTACTCAACAAGGCCACAATGGAAAACATGCTGCAAATATTGTCTTCAAGTAACCACAGTCTGTTTCTTggtataaaaatatttatttttgattcaaaAAAATGAACTTGTCATCAAACATGTAAGATGCTTCCTCTTTCCAATACTATGGGATGATCAGAAACTGTCAAGCACTTCTATCctacaaaagaataaaaaacagaagTAGTAAAATGCAGTAAATGTCACAATAAAAAGACGGGCATTAATACAAATGCATAGCACAGACGGCAGCAACTGAGATGCTCCATGTATTAAATAATGCAGTTTGACTATAACTGACAATTACATGTGAAATACtgtgaaacatgaaaaactcATTTTATTGATCACAAGGCATTTCTGTAACCTTTAAAATCATTCCAGACAAACCTTCTGAGTATTTATAACTGAACtggaagaggaaaaacattCAGATTGACATCTGTGCTATTACTGGGGCACCGAATCAAGATTCCTGTTTGATCAATGACGCTacacctaaaaaaaataaataaaaaaaaaggtatggATTACGCCTGAAAGCTCCTACTAAACACCATGGGGTTTAATCAAAGGAGTGCAACCACAATAAGCACAGAATATATTGCCCATGAATGTTGGgctacaaaatataaataacaataaacaaaataaaaaccaacaCTCAGTACACATTAGGGAATCCATCCTGGAATCTGACATCACCTCGGGGGGAGAAGGATCAACCATCTCTCTGGTCCCCCGTTGGCATGGAGACACACCCCATCATTACTGGGGTCATGTCCTGGCGCCCAGGTTACCGTAGCAACctggaggagagatggagaaacagaatgaaaagCTGCACAGGTGAAAGTTTTCTGGAGGAGACCGATTTATTGTTCCAATATGTCATTTAATTGTGGAACAAATTTGGGTCCCCCTCCACCcacttttaatttcattaagAACCAAATTAAGCAGAAGCCCCATCCCATTTTGGAGATGATTAGCTAAATTAAAGCTATTTATGCGTCAgtaaaagttgtttttcctttatgATGATAAAACATGGCACACTTGTGCACCATCTCAAAAAGATACTCCATACATTGTTGACCAACACATAGTGAAGACAGGTTGATTTACATACCTAGTTGGCTGGATGTGGATATCCTAAAGAGATATTTCAGAGTCCTATCACAATCGACCCCAGGTAATCAACAGGGTCCTGATGTAGCCTATAAACAAACTGCTACGGCTATTTTGGCTGGGATAGCCTACTGGGATAGAGTAAGAACACCTAAATGTAGGAATAATCAAAGATAAATATCAGAGCCCTCAAGTCCACATATAGATATGTATTCaaatgttaaaggaaaaaaaggttcAAAAGGTTAGAGATGAACAAGGTTAACCaacaaattacttttaaaaacaaggcaaacCCTACAAAGCCTACATGCATTGGCTGTGTGTAGACTACAACTGTTCTTTTAACCATTTCACCCACCTGAGAGAAAAGGATTAAACAGTGGGAAAGATGCCATGTAACTAATGTTCAACAAGATGTCAGAGTTGCTTATAAAACCTGTGGAACTTAAGGCAGCCTggttaaataagtaaaataactaAGCTAAGTTTGTATAacgttttatttaaaatgaacatacatatgcataccAAAGTGTTTAACAATAGAAGTAAGTTTTGATCTCCAAACATGAAAGTATACAATATACATGAGATATTGCTACaggtaaatggaaaaaatgaacaatatttAGATAAAACTGGACACTGTCTATGCGTGGTGGGAATTTACTCACTATTTTACACAACATATGGGCCAAGAACAAGGAAACTGGCTTCCGCAGCATCACTTTCCCGCCTTTACTAAATGACCCAAAGACTGTTAAGTGGAAAGTAATTATACAAATGTATGTTATCAGTATGACAGAGCTAAGAAAACCAAATCCACAACACATGCGTTCTCATCCTCAAATTGAAAACACGAATCTTTACTTAAGGAAAACAAAACCTAGTCTAATTGCTTAAAAtgcaaagaggaaaataatCAGAGTTCTTCAACAAAACCATCCTACATCGATGTTTCCAAAAAGCGGGTGCacgcaaataaaaaaaaatatatccaaCTCTATAACGACAGCTACACGCCCTCGACAGGGAGACAGAATAAGTTGTTTCACTGTATATTCTTTATTTGAATGTGTCCTAGTCGCACAGCAACTGTGGCTGATCGTGTAAATCAGGTTTTCTGGGAAGTGATCTTCCtacctgtttgtgttttgaggtCTTCATTATGATTTGGGGCGGGAGTTCAGTGTCCATATTTCTGCCTTGCTTGGATTTTACGGCAGACGCCCCATTACCGAATTTGAGTTTGACGTCCAAATCTGGAGGTATGGCTGAGGGTGTGTTGAGATTTTCATTACGGGCAGTTCGTCGTGGCTGTAGAGTGAGATTTAGTAGCCGCCATAGCCCCCTCTCCCCCGGGAGTAGGGAGCGGAGCTCCTCTGACCGTAGCCTGTGTTTTTCATGGGACCGTAACCAGAGGGTTGCTGGTTGTAGCCACTGCCGAAATCACTGTAGCCGTTTCCACCGTAGCCTCCCATCTGGTCTCCGTAGCCACCTCCGTAGCCTCCACCACCATAACCTCCGCCATAACCTCCACCATAGCCTCCACCGCCATAGCAGTTTCCATAGCCTCCGCCATAGTTGCTCTCGTAATTACCCCCGTAGTTGCTGGCTCCTCTGCCACCGCCGTAGCCATTTTGTCCTCTCATGCCTCTCCCAACTCCTCTGCCTCCCCGCATGTTTACAGACCTGCTCGCCGCCTGCATCTCCTGCTTGGTCAGGGCTTTCTTAACCTCAACTTTGTGTCCCTTGACGGTGTGGAACTTCATCACGACGGCCTTGTCGGCCGAGTCGTTGTCCGTGAAGTGAACAAAGCCGAATCCCCTCTTCTTTCCGGTCTCCTTCTCCGAAATGACTTCGGCCTTCTCGATTTCGCCGAACTGAGAGAAATACTCAGTCATGTGTTCCTCTTCAATGTCATCTTTCAGGCCACCGACGAAGATTTTCTTCACCTTAGCAAGAGCCTCCGGTTTGTTGGCGTCTTCTCTCGCCACGGCTCTTTTCAGCTCCACGTTGCTGCCATCTACGACATGTGGCCTAGCGGCCATTGCGGCGTCGGCCTCCTCGGGTGTCGAGTAGGTTACAAAGCCGAAACAACGGGACCGCTGGAGCTGCTTGTTCACGACGACCACGCAGTCGGTGAGCTTACCGTACTGCTCGAAGTGCTTGCGGAGCCCATCGTCGTCGGTGTCCACGTTCAGTCCACCGACGAAAAGTTTGCAAAGCTGGTCAGTCATTTTAGAAAAAGACGAGTTGACCGTTCCTCCGCCGATTGAAAGTCAGTTTAGCTGGAAGGTGGGGGAGGGCGAGCGCAGCACGTACTTATAGGCGGCGTCACGTGACAACAAGCCGCTTTCAAATCGTCAACACCTCTTCTGCTTAAAGGTCGTATTTTATTTATCAATATCAACAGTACTCACGGATCTGCTTCAGTTTCGATGGAACAAACCCATcgaatcaaaaattaaaaataacactaAAAGTACATTACAGGTGTGTGGGAGTCAATAGCGAGTTTATATTTCCATGCGCCACCTAGATCCTAGGTTGTTTACAAACTAGGTCATAGTTCGCTAAAATATATTACCGAATGaagatatttttacataaaGACAGATCAGTGAATTTGCACAGAGAGCGAATTTTTCAAACAGGCATATTAGCCTACAGCATCTTGAACACACCTGGGCAAATAAAGTCAGTTAAATAAAGTAGGCCTGTATTTTGATATACGAATGTAAAATGAATCTAACTTTTAATCTGGGTCTGTTGTCTTTGAATACAGCTGATCGACACCAATGCAATGAAATGCCTCCCCTACAAGCATGATGGTTTATATCTCAAAGATCTTAGTGGATCTTGGTGTCAACTGTTTGTGAACCATTTTCCCTTGTATTTTATGTATCTGGCTACTATGACCATTTAATTTCCCCCAGGAAATAAGTGAagtcatctatctatctatcaatacTAGTCTTCGATTGTGATCTGAGAATGCAGGCTAGTAGTTCACCCCCAACCCCAGTTCCTGTAGTGTAGGCCCACAGAAGGTGCTGGTTGTGGCAGAAGGCACTGAACAGGCTGATTTGTGTATGAATGGATGAATTGCTCTCAACAGAGACAGATGTCTGATAGCTGGGGGGAAGGGGCCGCTGAGGACAGCAGGAGCCCAACAGTATCAAGATAAGAGccttcatttttcactgttatcACCATCATACCTGGCACAAAACATGTCTGATTGGGGTTTTAGATTTCAACTGCAGCTGCTCGAAAAGGTGTTTCGCATTTTAATTTGTGTAGGCCAGAGATGAGCGAGAGGGGGCACAGCTACAATGCAAGTTATGTTGTTTATAGAAACTGATGCCACCACCCACAGTAAATTGTTAAGAATTTACCTCACTTGCTCGTATATAACATATAGAGGAGAAAAGTTACCTTTTAAGCTTGGTGTTAAAATTTACAAACCTCCGAAACACCTTTAACTCTCCATTTATGTAGTTAAATCTAGTGATTTTTACCTTACTTTATTGCTGTGAAAGCCGGATTACCCTATGTACAGGTCAACAGCACTATGTAAATTATTTCCTAAGTATTCATTTGGTTTAAACTAGAAAATGGCCTGCAGAGAGAGCAGCCTTTCACCCCTCAGAGTGGAGATGTGATTTCAGGTGAGAGACAAAACACTTGGTTGCATATCCATATCAACAGAGCGGCGGTGAATGAACAGGCGTGTTTCTGTGTAAACCGCATCACACCCACTAGAGCATCTGCTAACAGCTTTTAGTAAAGACCCACAGAGCATAAAGTTGTTAggtacaaagaaagaaagactgcaATCAAATTTCACTGAAATCTTTATGAGGCATTTTGCTCATGAAACAATCCCTTGATCTATTCTaccaacacaaacatgcatggtCAGTATTCAGAACAGTCGGCGTCCTTACAGATACAGTTCTAAACCATGAATGGACACAATAGAGGCAACTTTTGGTTTATTAATGAACAACAGATGGAAGAAATTATAGCCCACAAGACTGAGGATAAAGATTGACCCCGAACAGCATTTCTCGATTGCTTTGAATGGGTGTTAAGggttttatctttattattcaACAGTTATTTGTGCATTagttgttgttcatttcattaGACCTTCCTGTTCTCTCGCCATTACATCCTGAtcggtgtgtatgcatgttatTCTAATCACATTCCCAGTCCATGCATACTCTGCTTCATCTCTTCCAAGTCCTAAGGGGGGGAAGGGAGAAGCATGTGTTCAAATAGTCAAAATCAGCTAATGTTTTCCTTCCGAGTTTTCAAGAAAAGGCAGACTGCGAAACACAGACCAGTCAAAGTTTCTATCCTGTCTAATTCATTTTGCAATGGCAGCAAAAAGGCAGACAAGTGTAAGGGAACCAAGGACAGTTTTAAAGCAGTCAATGCTCGCTCACTGAAGCTTACTAGCTTGTTCACTAAATAACCCCTGTAGAATATGGTTGGTGATGCAGACGGCTTTAAAATAAGCAGCAGAGTACAAAATTGAGATGAAATGTCAGCACAATCCTTCTCTTTATTGTAATGTTCATTGTTGAAAAAATAAGTATGAAATTAAAAGACAGTCATTGGGTACTGCTGAATTGATTTCAATCACTCTGTcttttttaaacagaataaatatCCAAAGTTCACTAAAATGAACCCACTCTTTTCGGTTGGTtgagggagagaaatgagaaTGCCAAACCTCACACACAACCAAGGAAGACCActtgttcattaaaaaaaataaaataaaaataaacgtcAGAGGTGGTAGTCTATTATATTGCGTAAGCATCGTTATGGTAGTAACTACACCATAATTGATATTACCAAGTTCATCAACAAACCTAACACTTTCCCCTGAGAAGAGATCAAGTTATAGCAAATGCTCCATCAACTTCAGCATACTGATGGTTTTACCATAGGTCACAAGATGCCGTGAAGACTTGTTCAGTTCACAGAGGAATATTCGTAACAGGTTTATCATCATACTTGTCAGCAAAACCCCTGAATCTGTACACAAGGATGATCAAATCTCATCTagtatttacatttaaaaaggaaCCTATCGTGGCCCATATTGACAGGCTCCAGTTTCACAGTAAGGGGGAATGAAACGTGAAATGGCGGCCAGTTTAAGAAGACATCCCCATATCTCAACACCCaacccttcaaaaaaaaaaaaaaaaaaaaaaaaaaaaaaaaaaaatagctacaCAACAAAGGATGTCAGCTGTATTCATCATAGGATGAACACCACATGTGATCAGTCAGATATGGTTTGAACAAAGGCCCAAGCTGTGATTTTACCAGTTAATTTGGTTAATGGAGTAATACTGAGTTAATACAGCCCTGCCACACACTACCAAGGGAACAGAAGTAACTATAGGTTATAaggaaatgtcaaaataaattcaacacATAGTATCGTTCGctgtaataaaatcaaatatctactttttttcttcctcatcaGTTCTTTTGTCTAGTCTCTAATCTTCAGATTGAGGGCCTGGAAGATGATGCTGATAGGCCATGTGCTTGAATGGACAGAACAACACACCATCTTTCTCTCTAACCACGTAAGACTGAGCCTGAAAGGAAAAACAGGCCAGTTTctgtgggtggggagggggcaggGTCGATGATAGATAGGGTCATTGAGTGGATTTCAGCTCAATCATGTACTAGGAGGGGGATTTGTGgggtgtgtcaggtgtgtatgtgtgtgtgtgtgtatgtgtttgtgtgtattgggttgggtgggggggtgggggcggggagGGGGCACTGAATCACAGCTCCACAGGCAGTTTTCTGACTAGGCCGCCTCACAGGTGTTGGGCGACTCGCCATATCCAATCATGTTGATGCACAGCAGGATGGGATAATCTGACACATCACATAATGTAGACCTTCTCAGCCTGAGAGAAGTTGAAGACTTCTTTGGTTCTGgggcacaccactttgtcaTCTTGGCGGATGGACAGGAGAGACTagaagagggagaaagcagaaattgggaaatgaaaaggaaattaaacattacaTATTTATAAGAGCTGTTGTGCCTTCTGTATCGGCCGAAATTCACCGAAAAAACACTGTCAAAAGAGACCAACTTGACAATCAGTCCAAATACTCTTGATGATAATTCACAAAAGGCTGTAAAACTCACATTGTAGCCATAGACATATCCATTGGGCAGCATCATAGGAGGGTTATTTTCATTCATGACCTCCCCAGAGATCTTGCAGACCAGTCTGGAGTTAGCACAGTGGGCCATTGGTAGCGGCTGGGCCAACTTGTTCAGGGACTTACTGCACACTGGGCAGTCTGGGTTCTTCGAAGTGCCATCCTCCTTGTAGCACTGACTGGAATCGGCATGGAGGTTAAGGACTGTAACCGAAATCATTCAATGAAGACAATTGTGGATCCCACAATAATTTGTATTTCATGTGGAGAAGGTTTTCTAGGCATAGAAAAGAGAGCACACTTCATTCAAGAGGCGGCAGCCTTAGACATGAAAATAACTGCAGCGAAAGCATCTTCTAATACAGGTCTTCCTATCAGGTCCTGTGTAAGCACTATTCAAAATATGTTATGGCCAATAAAACAATGAAtctacagggggaaaaaaacatctccctgctgatgacatcaccacaAAGGTCTCTGAAGATCAGGGgaaattatttcactttaaCAACAGCAACCCATTTTCCAATGAAGGTTTTCCACAATGAAGCAAAAGGTTTGTATGCACACCTGAATGACGGGTGTTGGGAGACTGACAGAAATTTGCAAATACAGGTTACACTCTTGCACAACATCTGCACAACAacattttatctatctatcaatgTTTTGGTGTGCTGACCTTCCTCAAGCATGaaggttttcaaaaaaaaaaaaaaaatgtttataccATAAGTTAGTGGTTTTGCTATTACATTATATTCAATAGCCCCATATTAAATTTACccacaactgcaaaaaaaatcttcctctTTTGCAATGAACATCTTGCATCCCCCCACAAAGTACACACTTTATCTGTAATCTGTGATTATCTGTAAGGAAAGTCTGGCAGGATACGGTGTCTTGATGGCAGAGAGACCAGCCTGCAGGGTGATGGTGAAGACCGAGTTGTTGCCCAGCTGGTGCAGTCTGTAATTGTCATATCGAAACTGCTGGATCAGCATCTTCCAGCGTGCTGGGTCCAAAAGGTCCTGGAGGAACAAGGAGAGACCAGCACAGAGTGGTATAACACAAGTGTGAGACGTTTGGCCTGAGCAAGTCATCTCTACAAAACAACGGTCAACATCAGGCTTGACATCCATGTACCCTCTGCTCTGTGATGAGTAACGTTTACAAAGTGAGACACTACAGCAGCCCACAACTTCCAGGTTCATTTTTCCTGTCATACTTGTTTACAGCTGGCATAAATATTGTCATTGCTCATTTGGGCAGGCCCATTATCCTCACTTGTAGAAGTAGCAGAATGCTTTTTGAGATGATTCAGCGATGACTTATGTCTTGGTGTCAGGATGTAACAACTCTGCTCCCTACACTTTAATGTTCTTTATGTTATCAAAATGCTCCTAAAATGCCCCTATATATTTGTGTGGCTTTGATGAGAACTGCTAGTAAAATGAGCTAACTCAAAAATAAACGAGTAAAAGAAACAACACACAAGAGTaagtggtggtgtttttttgttttgttttggttttttttacaTGACACCAGAAGCCCTCTAGTGGCTAGTAGTTAAAGCTCTTACTCAGTATTATCTCAAATTAAACAatgtattaaaataaacaaaaaagcaaataaagacaaattaacaaattacaAAAGTTGATGCTAATCCCagtaaagtaaaacatttttaatttatgacCCACACATAGTTTGTAGTGTCACTATGTCCACCATGTTGAATATTGAATATTAATGCATCTGTTTTGGATTATACGTAAAAGGACAGCTTTGCTTTTCTGCAGCCAGATGTCATTAAAACAGTGTCTGGCATTATTTAGAATAAAGAGCACAAATTCACCAATCGGTTTAGTACAGAAGAACTTGGTGCTGTGCTGCATCTTCTCACTGGGTTTCATCACAATCAAATGCAGCAATTGTTTAAGCctgcaaaaaaatacacaatatatcTCCTCAAAAACAGGAAGTTCACAGTAGAGTCAGATATGGTTTTATTCTGACGAAAAAAGATGGCTGCAAACCAAGCTTTCAGGGTCAGGATGTAATAACTATTTTCCACTTCTGTGAATCCTTTTTCCTGCTAACGTGTGCTGGGAGTTTTGCTGCTACAGGTTTTTTTCTGAGGAGAAATACACTGTAGGTAACACTGACAAGATGACAGTTTTAACATGTGACTGTACTATGAGCTTCCTgtttttgaaaaggaaaaattgTGTATTGTGTACTGAAACCCAATTACGAGATGCTCATCCTCATTACTCAAGCAATCGATGAAGCTGAACTCTTTGCAGTTCTAAATGATGCCAGACAATGTTTTAATGAGGTCTGGGTTAAGAAAAGCAAACCTATCCCTCCAGACGGTGAGCCATAGAGAAGTACATTTGTCTGTTCTGGCTCAGGTATGAATGGTAGTGACACATGATATTGGGGCTGCAGCAATTGATTATTTTAGTAATCAGGTATTCCACCAATTATCCCATCGATTCATCAAGTAATGGATAAGAaatagttttgtgttttatttaagagCAATAggaaatatacaatataaataagtaagtaagtaagtaagtaagtaagtaagtaagtaagtaaataagtaagtaagtaggcCAGGATAAAACTACTTTGTTTCCTTTTAGTAAAATCCACATTTTGATTACATATTTTGTCAAAGCAAAAACATTATCTTTCCAAATAAAACCTGTGCCATATTATATTCACATATTATAAGGGTCTCATGACTCAGTCAACTAAGGGGACAGCCAGTGATtactaacagtaacagcaagagaagagatGCTCAGTTGTGGTCAGCTCCTGGTAGTGGAAAACACTGGTTGTAGCCGATGGAATCAGATTATTTGCATTCATGAAAGAATCGTTTCAGTCCTACATGAAACTTAATGTGAACTGCCTCCtacacactacagacacagaTGATCATTCAGTAGTTCctaagttgtgtgtgtgaaaggggtGTAAACAGTTATCAGTTATCACGCACATACACGTATAACATACACACGGCAAGAGCAGAGTGCTTACCTTGTAAggggagatgtgtgtgtctgaggggaAGGCCAGCATGCCCATCACCTGCCGAACCTCATCCAACTGTCCACCCTCTGCCTGGCTGAAGTGTTTCCTTGCATgtcttgaacacacacacatacacacaccttcagtAGATATTATGTTACCATGTGGACTTAAAAGAGGGTTATCTTACTGCATTTGatcttgattaaaaaaaaaaaaggttgaagtCAGTGTGAAGTTTAAAGGTAAGACATTTAGTGGTCAACAGAAAGTCTTCATTTGGttaatcaagtgtgtgtgtgtgtgtgtgtgtgtgtgtgtgcgtgcatgtgtgttacggCACATACCTTACAGCATCCATACGTTTGTTTTGTCTAATGAGCTCAATGAACTCCTGGATTCTCAGACTGAACTCAAGACAGCTCTGCAAAGATAATAGTTGTCACTCATTACATGCCCCGCCATAACACTGCGAAATCCTCCTACCTGCTGTTTTTGCCCACTATTTGTTACCGTGATTCATAGCTGCCTCATATTCAGAAAAGACCGTTCATGAATCAGTTACAGAGCAGCAAGCTGGTATCTTTTTTCTATCAGCTACAGTGTTGCTGGATTCCAAACTGCACCACCTGCATCAACTGTATAACCTTGACTATTTTACTaaccaaaatgagaaaaaaaaattagaaaaacaaatgttaaccTTGAGAAACACTACAGCTgtggaatacacacacaaaatatgcaCTTGTCCACACACTAATCCTTTGGTTATTTTTTCCACCCAAATGAAGACAGGCAATAATATTAGGAGACTTACTTTCcttaaaatataagaaaataatCAGGACATGGGTGTTTCTGTATTTGTCAGAACATTTAAACATCACAGGTTCATGTACAGCATACTGTACCTTCATCTTGCGAAGGCGGGACTTGTTGTCATGGCACCAAGCCAGGCAAGTGGCCGTCTCCTGACGCTCCAGAgactcctccacctccttggCTGTCAGGAACATCTCAATGTTCACCAGATCCTGACATAAACACAGGACAGGGAAGTAGGGCCATATTAAACCCATAAAGCATCACAGATGGACACTGAGGAAGTCAAGTCATTGAGGAAGCTGACAATGTCATTTGAGGGGAAACCAAGGAAAAAGGACCTGGGAATCTAAAATGCTGAAATGTAATttgggacagagagacagatattgAGGAAACATGATGTTGTGCAGCCCTGCAATTCTCCCATgcaaataaaagataaaatgcaGCAACAATTAGGCTACTGCACACCCATacaaaaatgtgtgtcagtTATTGTAGCTTTTATCCACTACAAGTTACCAGACCAAAAAGCTTCATGACCTACGTCTCGAGGTGGGTCGGGCACAGGTTGGACAAGGGTCGATTTCAATGTGAATGGCACACCACCCACGAACAGGGAGGGACAAATTATCTCACTGGTTGCAAATGGGGGCGCACAGTCCCCCACAGCCCATAACCAAACAGTCCAATGGCAGTGGGAATATTTTCTGATACACTGGAAGTGAACAACTTGGGTAACAACAATTGATCAACATGGATATGTAGGAAGATTTCAAGCTGTGGTCCACTGAAAGTGACATGCCAACGCCTTGTCCTTCCCAGCTTGTGAGTTAATTGTTATGCATCACACCTGAGTAGTGATTCAGGTCGTAAATGAATTGTCAAGACCAGGGATTAATCTGTGCTGTCTGACTTGGTTTGAATTGACCAAATAAGGGTTGAACTGGCCAGTGGTTTGAAAGAGGTATGAGTGAGCTAAAGACAACTTtgcaaagaacacacacactaacctctATACCACTCTGTCTGGCCAGTTTAACAGCTGTGTTGTAGTAGCCGCAGCGCAGTAGATGCTCCACCATCATACGGTCCATGCGTTTCTTCTTCCACAGGTTGACTGAGGCCGGCTGGTCACTGCTGTGCTCCTTTAAGTGTTCGATGCGACGCTTACACAACTTGGCACTCTCATCTTCTGCTTGGATGGACTCAGCAGcctgtgggacacacacacacaagtagagTAAggttaataataaatagaagCACAACATGCAGCATGTAAGGTAGGGGAAAAGGAATATAATACCCCTTTTACGTTGACCTAAAATCCTACTACCATCTGGGACTTTAGctcagtacaaatgtgttaacCGACATTTCAGTCCAATGTTCTGGACCCAAATGACCGTATTGAGTAATTATTGGCTTCAGCTCCAATCAGCAGAGGAGTCATCCACTAAATTGTGACCCACGTTGGCACAATGGCAGGGCATGCTCTGCACTGTACATAGACAATCCTAACATCAGTTTACCTTTAACCTCTGTAATAAgctaaatgttttgatttttgttcatAGTGTAGTTGAAATCAGAGACCGCTGCATCAGAATGTCCAAGAAAATGCTGTATTTTAGTCAGGTTAGGAGATTGTGAGCACATGTAAAGCTTGTGTGATGGGGCAATGGCGAGGGGGGAATCAAATTATAAGAGCAAGTGacaccaataaaaataaaaagatttactctgctgcatgcatgttttcatgttttctcttaACAACGAAAGAGTTGAAACAGGGACACATACAAGGAGGCAGCCTGGCCGGCCCAAGAGTAAAACCTAactaagagaaagagagacaaacaagATTATTCAAATGTTGCTCGTCGAGGACAGCTCAGACTAAACACTTGGTCTGCTGGGAAGCTGTTCACACTGCTGAATGGGACATAGGTGAGAATTACATACATGAGTATGGCACATCACACACCAGTCGGGTCTGTCTTTCATAAACATTTTCCCACTGATTTCAGAGCAGTTAACTGTAACTACAGCTACAA
Encoded here:
- the LOC115366344 gene encoding heterogeneous nuclear ribonucleoprotein A0-like, producing the protein MTDQLCKLFVGGLNVDTDDDGLRKHFEQYGKLTDCVVVVNKQLQRSRCFGFVTYSTPEEADAAMAARPHVVDGSNVELKRAVAREDANKPEALAKVKKIFVGGLKDDIEEEHMTEYFSQFGEIEKAEVISEKETGKKRGFGFVHFTDNDSADKAVVMKFHTVKGHKVEVKKALTKQEMQAASRSVNMRGGRGVGRGMRGQNGYGGGRGASNYGGNYESNYGGGYGNCYGGGGYGGGYGGGYGGGGYGGGYGDQMGGYGGNGYSDFGSGYNQQPSGYGPMKNTGYGQRSSAPYSRGRGGYGGY
- the maea gene encoding E3 ubiquitin-protein transferase MAEA, with the translated sequence MAVQETASQLSMALKVQEYPTLKVPYETLNKRFRAAQKNIDRETSHVTMVVAELEKTLSSFPVVDSVVSLLDGVVEKLSALKRKAAESIQAEDESAKLCKRRIEHLKEHSSDQPASVNLWKKKRMDRMMVEHLLRCGYYNTAVKLARQSGIEDLVNIEMFLTAKEVEESLERQETATCLAWCHDNKSRLRKMKSCLEFSLRIQEFIELIRQNKRMDAVRHARKHFSQAEGGQLDEVRQVMGMLAFPSDTHISPYKDLLDPARWKMLIQQFRYDNYRLHQLGNNSVFTITLQAGLSAIKTPQCYKEDGTSKNPDCPVCSKSLNKLAQPLPMAHCANSRLVCKISGEVMNENNPPMMLPNGYVYGYNSLLSIRQDDKVVCPRTKEVFNFSQAEKVYIM